The Haematobia irritans isolate KBUSLIRL chromosome 1, ASM5000362v1, whole genome shotgun sequence DNA segment TTTTTTATACCTAACAGACTGTCATTTGTAATCACATTAAGATTGAAAGAACCCGTTTTATTGCAAttgctttaaatattttagatatttagacaatataacaattttaataataattacaaGATGTGTGagcttaaaacaaattttatatacatactTAGCTGcgcgttcctgattttttaaatcTTTGTTATTAAATATATCATTTGCTTCGAAGTCATtacgaacattttgcgttaaataAGTTAACAATAACATATTCTTCACAGAATATTTCGAAGGGTAAGGATAATACCCAAGGATTTAAGGTTATTTTCGTTAGTTCACATAGTTacgaatttcaatttattggtgGGATTGATCACGGCgaacacaatattttctttcagcTGAGCAGAATCGGCACTTATTTATCTCAACAAAGAGAGAGTTTAGCTCATATGGTGACAGAGAGCGGTTAATGGCACAAAAAATGAAGTACGAACAAatcggaattttttttaaaggataTGCCTATACAGACATGCAGGTGTAAAATGGTCTGTTTTAACCACagccaaaacaaaatttaaaatattttattaatatttgtacaaatagtcggggagagggtggttcattttgtttgttgattccttttcctccacatcatgacagctcatgcaGTAGTCAGTATATTTCACGCCAATAGTTGTTGCAAACTCGCCTATCATGCAGAGACCTGTTATAGAAGACATCTATCTGGTGTCTTgagatttcaatgttttggatgtaaattaagaaattctgtgatattttgtcaaataaataatttttataattttctataatttttagtGGATCCTAACGCTTGcctgaaatgtttgacctcaaatatattcaaaaattcacaatttttataccctccatcataggatgggggtatattaaatttgtcattccgtttgtaacacatcgaaatattgctctaagaccccataaagtatatatattctgggtcgtggtgaaattctgagtcgatctaagcatgtccgtcagtccgtccgtccgtccgtctgttgaaatcacgctaacttccgaacgaaacaagctatcgacttgaaacttggcacaagtagttgttatcgatgtaggtcggatggtattgaaaatgggccatatcggtccacttttatgtatagcccccatataaagggaccctcagatttggcttgtggagcctctaacagaagcatatttcatctgatccggctgaaattttttatatggtgttgttatatggtctctaataaccatgcaaaaattagtccacatcggtccataattatatatagcccccatataaaccgatctccagatttggcttgcggagcctaaaagagaagcaaatttcatccgatctggctgaagtttggtacatggtgttggtatatggtctctaacaaccatgcaaaaattggttcacatcggtccataattatatatagcccccatataaaccgatccccagatttggcttgcggagcctcaaagagaagaaaatttcatccgatccggctgaaatttggtacatgatgttggtatatggtctctaacaaccacgcaaaaattggttcacttcggtccataattatatatggcgcccatataaaccgatccccagatttgggttgcggagcctcaaagagaagcaaatttcatccgatccgcctgaaatttggtacatgatattggtatatggtctctaacaaccatgcaaaaattggtccacatcggtccataattatatatggcgcccatataaaccgatccccagatttggcttgcgaagtctccaagagaagcaaatttcatccaatccggttgtaatttggaacatggtgttagtatatgatctttaacagccgtgccagaattggtccatatcggtccataattatatatagcccccatataaaacattctccagatttgacctccggagcctcttggaggagcaaaattcatccgatctggttcaaattaggcacgtggtgttagttatggtcgctaacaaccataccaaaattggtccaatcacacaaaaattggtccatatcggttcataatcatggttgccactagagccaaaaataatctaccaaaattttatttctatagaaaattttgtcaaaattttatttctagagaaaattttgttaaaattttattcggttcataataaaaatttcttcattgtcaaaattttatttctatagaaaatgttgtcaaaattttatttctatagaaaattttgttcaaattttattcggttcataatcatggttgccactcgagccaaaaataatctaccaagattttatttctatagcaaattttgtcaaaagtttatttctatagaaaattttgttaaaattttatttctgtagaaatttttgtcaaaattttctttctatagaaaattttgtcaaaatttttatttctgtataaaattatttatttctatagaaaattttgttaaaattttatttctgtagaaaattttgtcaaaattttatttctgtagaaaattttgtcaaaattttatgtctactttgtcaaactgaattatatacgtattggatcgatctcttttgatttaatatataccacgtacacgctcacaaaaaatcgcttctgtaacatatactcccaaacatattttgcttcaagcatatatatttttgggtattgcccaaacatttatatgtttgatctcttccaatatataatatgtttgaaagcatattggtctaaacaatatatgtttgggtagtctaagttcaaaacattttgtatttttgcatccaaattcaataatgttgtcttccaaaaacaatatgttattatgtgaacatataatatgtttggaagcattttgcacccaaaaatattatatgcttaaaaaaaattctcccaaacaatattgtgctcaaacttttatttatttatttatatacttacaatcataatgaattatgaaaataaacaggtaatatgggtgctaacaacataggttttcgacctgaatgcttaaaattttgtttctgcccaattgtatattccccccgcatctttctcacttccacgagattttttagttcttagcacctttttctgtaatacaaacattgtagaagaaattattcaattgtatgatttttttttattttaattttaccttttgccggacggggattcgaacagcggaccacacagtttgtaaggatcaaagaagtagctgatcaattgcccaaggaaaaataaaatgttaattttgtaataacaagcaacaaccaccaacttaattcaatatcgctccctcttaaatagcgctccaagctactaaacacatatatatatatatatatatatatatatatatatatatatatatatatatatatatatatatatatatatatatatatatatatatatatatatatatatatatatatatatatatatatatatatatatatatatatatatatatatatatatatatatatatatatatatatatatatatatatatatatatatatatatatatatatatatatatatatatctatatatatatatatatatatatatatatatatatatatatatatatatttataggctatttctaaattaatatatgtttgcatccaagcatattatatttacaaacattttatgtcccaaacataatatgttctaacatattaacatatatgtcccaaacatgttatgctagtttatgaacattatatgcttgcactcaaaaatattgtgtttaaaaatttgtgttccaaacatataatgtttatagccaaacatatgaaaaacagtctttttcatccgtgtatggacttacatacaatttagaagatggtgttaggaggttttaagataccttgccatcggcaagcgttaccgcaacttaagtaattcgattgtggatggcagtgtttagatgaagtttctacgctatccatgatggaggatacataagcttcggcctggccgaacttacggccgtatatacttgttttagattggattttgcatttttatgacaaaatttatataatttgtaccattttatgaattagtttaaccaatttgaaacaaaaaaagttaaaattacccattaacaaGTGAGTaagagtagaaagtcgggcggcgccgactatatcataccctaaacaacacctactgaattagtaaacattgtttgtgtggTATCAAcggtataggtttggggaaaaccgcatttccatatttaaggatTGGGAATGGGAGTTTAATCACAATCTGAATAGAAATGTATGattttaggagctatagttgattctgaaactactgtgttagtatgccactaatattgagtccattattaaaaaagaggaaatcgctcaattaatgtgggtaataagtccaaatttctgaaaatagggaaaaagatttatgtaatagctacatgtctaaatacgatcggctaaatttgggaaaattgatcgatacatatatgggagctatatctaaacccgaaccgatttggatgatattttccagatttggttgataccacagaaggttactttGTGCTAAAGTAGAGTAATATTGGGTATTAAATAAGGCCAAAAATAAAGTAATAAGggacaactttttcaaaatcggtCGCTACATAtagatgggatctatatctaaatctaaaccgatttggatgatgttttgcacatagagtcagtcttttagaagattagagtaagccatgtttgagtacactcatagaaaaaagtatgCTAAAAaccgcagtcgatgtctgctgttatatttttgtacttcagggacaaataaacaacaatttataaaatgtttaggttataaatttttcaccaaagcatatttaagaaccaaaagtagtttttggtatatttttgcaacgtaatatacttacaagctcctaagtacgatcagcaaacattttgtttgctgttatgcctcaattcgataaatattcagatttttggtcacatactatagatattcataaaatattgttttaattatgttaggatagctcctaagttgacatttttatttcttttagccaaaataaaacatgttttagagtaatcgagcttcaaaaatagcaggaaatgtttgctatttcagcaaacagtgactgctgtccctttttcagcagactttctgctgttttagcagacttttctgctgtccctactaacaaatttctttgggtgtaggatcggttgataaataaggggtttatagccaaatttgtgaaaatctggcgatacatatatatgggagctatagctaaatctgagccgatttcgatgattttttgcacatatagtaagtgctagagAAAactagatttggccaacttgaAGTCAGATCGGTCGATAAATAagaggccaaattttggaaaatcgggtgatataTCAGATatcagagctatatctaaatctgagccgatttcgatGACATTTGGCACATTTAAAGGGTGgtcaattggattactttgtggcggttagtaaataaacgcaatctgaccccatttatctaaatttgaaccgattttttccaaattcaatagcgttcgtctctGTACCAAGAAaccgccacataccaaatttcgtcaaaatcggttaataattgcgaccggaatcctgcgaacaacaaatgcatgaacggacgggcggacggacaccaagcgctggatcgactcaggaggtgattctgagtcgatcggtatatatttaaaatcaatatttctggtaggcacattttttggcagatcaaagttattataccctgaccactatgtggtttagggtataaaaatatgaaaaaatcctgttataaacaattgaatgaaaagaccttCCTGTGTAGTAAAATAAAgagcatcattgggagtacatcttctggaagtgtctttggaagaacttccaaatttttttgctgggtatctagtgtgcggttgaagtttaaatgggaccatattgAGCTTGCAGATCTCTGGCTATCTGCTGtcagcataccaacagattctagttctccTGGAATATGTACGGTAGTTCTTagtcttgctaactcatccgcttcgtagTTCCCTAGTATTTTActgtgaccaggcacccatattcggtgaatattgtactgctcaggcatctcattgagagatttgcggcagtcgatggccgttttcgagttaaggaacacagattcctaaaattttattacaggttgactgtcttagtatatatgtatatactaactttgtcattccgttcatattggcctaagaccccataaagtgaatatattctcggtcgtggtgaaatcttgagtcgatctagcaatgtttatccgtccgttgaaatcaagctaacttccgaacgaaacaacctatcgacttgaaacttggtacaagtagcagTTCTTGATGTTGGTCgaacggtattgcaaattggtccatatcatagAACTTTATACGTATAGTAGAACTTTATACGTATTCCATGGTGGCGGGTAAATAAGATCTAGCTGACCGAAACTTCGGCCGTAAATACTTATTTATGAATTACTTACCTCATGATCGACCTTCGAAtcttgcacccagagaaggaacatgatcacctcaaacatgttttatgagcaaaatgttatttttgggtggtgaccatgtaatatggttttcgcaaccatgttatttttacggaattcatgtatctgatttcggcaagcaggttatatttgacgagataataacattttagtgacaaacatgttacatggtcaccatacaaaaataccattttgctcttgaaacatgtttgaggtgatcatattccttctcttcgtgtgttttatttgaaatttttgagtcgAGAATTTGAATTTTGAGGGGCTTTAATCCACCCTAGGGAAATTTCTTGGCTCTGCCAATGCTGGAGGGTATTTAGAATGCGGATCCGATGGATATTTAGGCCCCCCTTTTCTGCCTTACCTTAATTAACCAAAGGTAGCGTTGTCCCAAAGTCCCATTACCCGAATCAGTTTGGGAAACTGTTAACATTGTCCCTTAATAGCCAAGGCTACAGCAAAGAGAGCAGCAAAAATAATGAAGAACTTAATTTTTtcctcaaattcaaattttcgatGGTATCTCAAAGAATGTTTTAAACTTTGTGAATGTCAGTATTGGAACTTTGCGACAATTTATACCAATTTTATGTTATTGATGGTAAATGGTAGATTGCTATACTTAATCTTAAAGATTTGACCATCTTCACAATACATCATTGATCGATTTTTATCGTCAAATGCAGAAATTGTTTCGTTTGTCCTGCCTGTCATCATAAATAACAAAAAGATTgactttatttatatttttggatTTATTTACTTAATCTATTACCACGTTTTAGacaatgcactgaaaaaaatattgtcgggaAGTCAAaggtttcatgtctttaaaatacgaatgcaaattttgcttagcatagaagacgcatttctctaatataaagtttttatttccttgtccaaaagtcgataaacttttcaatgaagtcgtgttgtccttataattaagtgatttcacctgactttaaaaattcagaaaaattctttaaatgtaatgaaattgtctttaaatttgttatgtttttgCATCTGACTTCAACGCAAAAAAGCCTTCAAATATAGgacgtgtttttcaacactttattttaaagacgtttttacttgaaacatagcataatttctactggaagtcgaatttgaatttggaaaaatgaatttgtctttaactcgtttttaaaggactttgatggaatatgaagaaaaaaactgaaaaaacgaaaaattaaaatttgcttcctagaaacaagtacacaaaactcaaatttaaaagagaattgtgtcttaaaagtatccttacttgtattctcctcttctttggctcggaatcaataccaaaatgtttaaagtaaagacaaaatctttggaaccggccatgctttttttcagtgtggttagCGCAGATGCTTGCACTGTCTAAATCTTGAAATAAACCATCTGAGTTCTCCATGCATACTTGGAATCCGCCATTAAAATTTCTTGGCAATGAAGGTCTTAGAGGGCGCTTCCATTCCCTAACGAagtttaatcgggagatcggtctacatggaggCAATATTGAAACATTCACCgttatataccaaatttggcacggccCACTATGGGCCAAATGACCGAAATCTCacgcataaaatcaatttttgaacttaagaaaattaaacatttgGTGCTACGACAAAGTTGACAAcacatttcccaaaaaaaaaaatctcaaatcgTAAAACAACGGCCCGTTTGTCCGTTTCAGACATACGAAGTTTCAActctttgttattgtttttttcctAAATTCATAGTTTAGCAAAGTGCTTTAGAGATTTTGCTGGTAAAAAAGGTTTTAAAGTTATAAAcctaatttaaaatgttaaatttatgtCACGGTATGTACTTTTAGTAAAAACTAACAAAGATTGTAAATGTTGTTTGgatatttaagaaaaatgtgtgataaaaagcatattttttctttgctaaaTTTAATGTATGTCCCATGTTGTCTGTAGTAGAACTTACTAACTTGGAACGGATTGGTAGAGTTCTATACAGACGGCCATGGAGGACAATTTTGGAAATGCTTTTCCAGTTTTTTTACTGGGAAGTTCTATTACCTTCTTCCCAAGGAATTCTTTcatctttattataccctaaaccacatagtggtaagGGTATAACAACtttgatctaccaaaatatgtgtctacaagaaatattgattttagatcccataaaatatagaccgatcgacTAGGAAACACCTCCTGAGCCGATCTAGGTCTTGGTGTCCGGCCGTCTGTCCTTGTACTTGTTGTTCGCAGTATTCCGgtcacaattattaaccgatttttggTACAGAGGACAGACGCTATTGAAATTTAAGTATAGCTCCcatgcagagaatgaagccgatccACTTTTGTAAGCGGAAGGTGACACTAAATGTTTGCATCCAGCGGCTGTTTGACGGCTAAGCtgatataaaattgtctattcggcggcacataattatccattataaaatcaatttgaagtttgatttaaaatgttatacaTTCTTAAAGAAGCCGTATTTTAAAGAAGGTGCAACTTgggctcggaataaataccaacaTCTATAAGGGAAAGTCAATGTCTTGGGATCCAAGTAGGCATTATTTCATCCTATCTTTGAAACCACATAAGATGGTCTCGCGAAGACAATGAAAAACAACGTTTGTGTATCCTTAAACTGATAGACATCCTTAACTGTCAATTTCACTTTTGCTGGTTTTTGGTTAATTAATATCACagttcatattttaattttcacgAATATTTCTTTATTAACTGAATCAAGTCGGATCAAAATTCGCCATCAATTgctgaaaatattgttttcgttCATAAGGCAAAGCGAACAGTTTAATTACTGTGGGAAACAGAAGGATGGTATCCTAGCTTATCGGCAACATATTTAACAGAGTGTTCCTTTCCATGATGATCCTTCCAGCTGTATTCTCCATGAACTTCAATGTGTCCGTGATCGTCTTTACCATCAGCACCTACAACCTTGCCTTCCTCTTGATGTTTGGTGTGGTCGCTAGTTTCCCATCTGGAATATATAAAGCAAAGTTATTTGAGTTCACGTGAGAATTGGATTTAAATATCCTGAactatatacaaaataaaaacttactCAAATGAATAGCCATCATGATCAACCTTGGAAtcttgtttcaaaatttcaacatgATCATCGGCCGCAGCCAAAGCTAGGACACAAAGAGCAGCAAGGACAATGACGAATTTCATTTTGCTAAATTGTTTGTTGTTCCAGAAGAAGTTCTCAACTTTATGGATACTCTTGAAGTCA contains these protein-coding regions:
- the LOC142242243 gene encoding larval cuticle protein 9-like, which gives rise to MKFVIVLAALCVLALAAADDHVEILKQDSKVDHDGYSFEWETSDHTKHQEEGKVVGADGKDDHGHIEVHGEYSWKDHHGKEHSVKYVADKLGYHPSVSHSN